Proteins from a genomic interval of Hornefia porci:
- the gcvH gene encoding glycine cleavage system protein GcvH has protein sequence MALLYSKSHEWVNMIDDTTATVGLTDYAQSELGELVFVNLPEEGDDVEAGTPFADVESVKAVSDVYSPVTGTVAEINEELLDAPGNINEEPYEAWMIRVENISDKEELLDEAAYKEYVSTLSEE, from the coding sequence ATGGCACTTCTTTATTCTAAATCACACGAGTGGGTAAACATGATCGACGACACGACCGCGACGGTCGGACTGACGGACTACGCGCAGAGCGAGCTGGGCGAGCTGGTATTCGTCAACCTTCCGGAAGAGGGCGATGACGTCGAGGCTGGCACTCCCTTTGCGGACGTCGAGTCTGTTAAAGCGGTTTCCGATGTCTATTCTCCGGTCACAGGCACCGTGGCGGAGATCAACGAGGAACTGCTGGATGCTCCGGGAAACATCAATGAAGAGCCCTATGAGGCGTGGATGATCCGTGTGGAGAACATCAGTGACAAAGAAGAGCTCCTGGACGAGGCCGCTTACAAAGAATACGTGAGCACCCTCAGTGAAGAGTAA
- the gcvPB gene encoding aminomethyl-transferring glycine dehydrogenase subunit GcvPB, whose product MKLIFEIGSEGRKLSLLPECDVPETAVPEKLKRRSGLHLPHLSENEISRHYTKLAKRTHGVNDGFYPLGSCTMKYNPKVNEEAAALKGFTRVHPLQREDTVQGSMEVIKTISDSLCEIAGMDAFTMQPAAGAHGEFTGLLLIKAYHTDRNDSKRTKIIVPDSAHGTNPASAAMCGYEIVSIPSAEDGCVDLDALRAAVGEDTAGLMLTNPNTVGLFDKNITEITRIVHEAGGLCYYDGANLNAVMGLVRPGDMGFDCVHINLHKTFSTPHGGGGPGSGPVGCKEFLKPFLPGYQITVDDSGMYHYAVGDKTVGAVKQFHGNFSVVVRALTYILFLGKEGIPEASSNAVLNANYMRRKLDDLYTMAYDTTCMHEFVMDLSELKHRTGCSALDVAKGLLDYGIHPPTMYFPLIVHEALMVEPTETEPREVLDEAIEVLRRLYETAESDPESLHSAPHTTVIGRPDEVGAARHPVVRYLWED is encoded by the coding sequence ATGAAACTGATATTCGAAATCGGTTCGGAAGGCAGAAAGCTGTCCCTTCTTCCGGAATGCGACGTTCCGGAGACGGCTGTTCCGGAGAAACTGAAACGCAGAAGCGGGCTTCATCTCCCTCACCTTTCGGAGAATGAAATCAGCCGTCACTATACCAAGCTTGCGAAGCGCACGCACGGCGTGAACGACGGGTTCTATCCGCTGGGCTCCTGTACGATGAAGTACAACCCCAAGGTCAACGAGGAAGCCGCCGCGCTGAAGGGTTTCACCCGGGTCCATCCTCTGCAGCGGGAGGACACGGTACAGGGCAGCATGGAGGTCATCAAGACCATTTCCGATTCCCTGTGCGAAATCGCCGGAATGGACGCCTTCACGATGCAGCCGGCAGCCGGCGCTCACGGCGAGTTCACAGGACTGCTGCTGATTAAAGCGTACCATACGGACCGCAATGACAGCAAGCGCACCAAGATCATCGTTCCGGACTCTGCTCACGGCACCAACCCCGCCAGCGCGGCCATGTGCGGCTACGAAATCGTCAGCATCCCCTCCGCTGAGGACGGCTGCGTGGATCTGGACGCTCTGCGGGCAGCGGTCGGCGAAGATACCGCGGGCCTGATGCTGACCAATCCGAACACCGTCGGGCTTTTCGACAAAAACATTACGGAGATTACCAGAATCGTCCACGAGGCGGGCGGTCTCTGCTATTATGACGGCGCGAATCTGAACGCAGTCATGGGACTTGTCCGTCCGGGCGACATGGGCTTCGACTGTGTCCATATCAACCTGCACAAAACCTTTTCCACACCTCACGGCGGCGGCGGACCGGGAAGCGGTCCGGTGGGCTGCAAGGAATTCCTGAAGCCCTTCCTGCCGGGTTATCAGATTACGGTGGACGACAGCGGAATGTACCATTACGCGGTCGGCGACAAAACCGTGGGCGCGGTCAAGCAGTTCCACGGCAACTTCTCCGTGGTCGTCAGAGCGCTGACCTATATTTTGTTCCTCGGGAAGGAAGGCATTCCGGAGGCGTCCTCGAACGCCGTGCTGAACGCGAATTACATGCGCAGGAAGCTGGATGACCTGTACACTATGGCTTATGACACCACCTGCATGCATGAATTCGTCATGGATCTGTCGGAGCTGAAGCACCGGACGGGCTGCTCGGCGCTGGACGTCGCCAAGGGTCTGCTGGATTACGGCATCCATCCGCCGACAATGTACTTCCCGCTGATCGTGCACGAGGCGCTGATGGTCGAGCCTACGGAGACGGAGCCGCGGGAGGTTCTGGACGAGGCCATCGAGGTTCTGCGCAGGCTTTATGAAACCGCGGAATCGGATCCGGAGTCACTGCACAGCGCGCCCCATACGACGGTCATCGGCCGACCGGACGAGGTCGGAGCCGCCCGGCATCCGGTCGTGCGCTATCTCTGGGAGGACTGA
- a CDS encoding serine hydrolase domain-containing protein, with the protein MNILSDKGNPPEMFLAESMKKHRVAGAAFALIRGGEPAHIGFCGAADPEENRLVDASTHFEIASLTKTVFARCILKLEDRGLLRLDRPLLEYSDEPLPTDDPAFRDVTARDVLTHATGLPNWGDAPLPLLFAPGTGFGYSGKAYTFLQNVVEKITGSRIDVLLQDEIFNPLGMKDAAMIWTGPLNRTLSRTFDADGVIEPLRGSCRRTVAVEPNAAFSLCVTISDYTKFALQLLREPETVERIRSFRNPVTEGVSWGLGWGLCRETLWHWGDNDGFKAFVILDPATKDGVVIHTNSFNGLEACYEFIEELTGFDMRSIREMVAAAE; encoded by the coding sequence TTGAACATACTATCTGACAAAGGAAATCCGCCGGAAATGTTCCTTGCGGAATCGATGAAAAAGCATCGGGTTGCGGGCGCGGCGTTCGCCCTCATACGCGGCGGAGAGCCTGCGCACATCGGATTCTGCGGCGCTGCGGATCCGGAGGAGAACCGTCTCGTAGACGCATCTACTCATTTTGAAATCGCATCTCTGACCAAGACTGTATTCGCCCGCTGTATACTGAAGCTGGAGGATCGCGGGCTCCTGCGTCTCGACAGACCCCTCCTGGAATATTCGGATGAACCCCTGCCGACAGACGATCCCGCGTTCCGCGACGTCACCGCACGGGATGTGCTGACTCACGCCACCGGCCTGCCGAACTGGGGCGACGCGCCTCTCCCCCTGCTTTTCGCGCCGGGAACCGGTTTCGGATACTCCGGCAAGGCCTATACATTTCTTCAGAATGTCGTTGAAAAAATCACCGGCTCCCGGATTGATGTGCTTCTTCAGGATGAAATCTTCAATCCGCTGGGAATGAAGGATGCCGCCATGATCTGGACCGGGCCGCTCAACCGGACGCTGTCCAGAACCTTCGACGCTGACGGAGTCATCGAACCTCTCCGCGGCTCCTGCCGCAGAACCGTGGCCGTCGAACCCAACGCGGCCTTCAGCCTCTGCGTGACGATATCCGATTACACGAAATTCGCTCTGCAGCTTCTCCGCGAGCCTGAAACTGTCGAGCGCATCCGTTCCTTCCGGAACCCGGTTACGGAGGGCGTCTCCTGGGGCCTGGGCTGGGGGCTGTGCCGCGAGACGCTCTGGCACTGGGGCGACAACGACGGCTTCAAAGCCTTTGTGATTCTGGATCCGGCAACAAAGGACGGCGTCGTGATTCATACCAACAGCTTTAACGGACTGGAAGCCTGCTATGAATTTATAGAGGAGCTCACCGGCTTTGACATGCGGAGCATTCGCGAAATGGTCGCCGCAGCGGAATAA
- a CDS encoding APC family permease, with protein sequence MTTQNNGFRKEIGTFGGISIIGGIMIGSGIFYLGSYVLQRTDMSMGMALLCWVIGGVVSILGGLCFAELGASDPKSGGMVVYLNKAYHPSVGYSFGFTSWLISGSGSIAALAIALVTALNNFMHMSEMTIKLIAIVIIIVLTAYNCLGIKYGSILQNISMVAKLIPIIVILFAGLVLGKQHPDLSIVPEGSDISFGGMFGMIAFATVATLWAYEGWTNLNPVAEEMKNPGRDLPRALIIGIGSITVLYTLFNFSIYRVLPHEQIVSLINNDDLYLGTTVAKTIFGGAGGGLILATQLIAIFGALNGMIIAFSRYYYEMAEDGHFFRNHARLNKAGVPQVALISQAVISIILVMLRNLDQLTSLVVFAGMVYNTLCIIAVIIYRKKFPDMERPYKAWGYPVTVILAVVIFFALMINTLMSDPKTAAIGLIVPVLGVITWFIFDKKTARNEKRS encoded by the coding sequence ATGACTACACAGAATAACGGTTTCCGGAAAGAGATCGGAACCTTCGGCGGCATCAGCATCATCGGAGGCATCATGATCGGTTCCGGCATCTTCTACCTCGGCTCTTATGTCCTGCAGCGGACGGATATGAGCATGGGAATGGCTCTGCTGTGCTGGGTCATCGGCGGTGTTGTTTCCATTCTCGGCGGACTGTGCTTCGCGGAGCTGGGCGCCAGCGATCCCAAATCAGGCGGCATGGTTGTCTATCTGAACAAAGCCTACCACCCGTCTGTCGGCTATTCCTTCGGTTTTACGAGCTGGCTGATAAGCGGTTCCGGTTCCATCGCGGCACTGGCCATCGCTCTGGTAACCGCGCTGAATAACTTTATGCACATGTCGGAGATGACAATCAAGCTGATCGCCATAGTGATCATCATCGTCCTCACCGCATACAACTGCCTGGGAATCAAATACGGTTCCATCCTGCAGAACATTTCCATGGTCGCCAAACTGATCCCGATCATCGTGATTCTGTTCGCCGGCCTGGTTCTCGGGAAACAGCATCCGGACCTCTCCATTGTGCCGGAGGGGTCGGACATATCCTTCGGCGGAATGTTCGGAATGATCGCTTTCGCGACCGTCGCGACACTGTGGGCCTATGAGGGCTGGACGAACCTTAACCCTGTAGCCGAGGAAATGAAAAATCCGGGCAGAGACCTGCCCCGTGCTCTGATCATCGGCATCGGCAGCATTACCGTCCTGTATACACTCTTCAACTTCTCCATTTACCGGGTGCTTCCGCACGAGCAAATCGTTTCGCTGATTAATAACGACGATCTGTACCTCGGCACCACCGTCGCGAAAACCATTTTCGGCGGCGCGGGCGGCGGTCTGATCCTTGCGACCCAGCTCATCGCCATCTTCGGTGCACTGAACGGAATGATCATCGCCTTCTCCCGCTACTATTATGAAATGGCGGAAGACGGGCACTTCTTCCGGAACCACGCCAGACTGAACAAAGCAGGCGTCCCGCAGGTGGCGCTGATTTCGCAGGCCGTGATTTCCATCATCCTCGTGATGCTGCGGAACCTCGACCAGCTCACCTCGCTGGTGGTATTCGCCGGCATGGTATACAACACGCTCTGTATCATTGCGGTCATCATCTATCGGAAGAAATTCCCGGACATGGAGCGCCCGTACAAAGCATGGGGCTATCCGGTCACAGTCATCCTCGCAGTGGTGATTTTCTTCGCGCTGATGATCAACACACTGATGTCAGACCCGAAAACCGCGGCGATCGGACTGATCGTTCCCGTTCTCGGCGTCATCACCTGGTTTATTTTCGACAAAAAAACAGCCCGCAACGAAAAACGTTCGTAA
- the gcvT gene encoding glycine cleavage system aminomethyltransferase GcvT — MSEEKLKRTSLYDTHVKYGGKMVPFAGWEMPVQYKAGVISEHMAVRTKAGMFDVSHMGEIVCKGPDALANLNMLLTNDYAGMADGQARYSPMCNEEGGVVDDLIVYKKNDEEYLMVVNAANKDKDFSWVKAHQSGDVTFEDISDTVGQIALQGPLARKILLKLVSGDAVPQEYYACTFDQDMCGTKVMISTTGYTGEDGVEIYMPMEKAPEIWEALMEAGKDEGLIPCGLGARDTLRLEAGMPLYGHEMDDTITPKEALLSIFVKMDKPDFIGKTAIEAKTPPARKKVGLEVVGRGIIREHMNVYRDGKKIGVTTSGTMCPYIKKAVACALIDADARELGEEVEVEVRGRMVKAKMVKSQFYKREQ; from the coding sequence ATGTCAGAAGAAAAACTCAAGAGAACCTCTCTGTACGACACGCACGTCAAATACGGAGGGAAGATGGTACCGTTCGCCGGATGGGAAATGCCGGTTCAGTACAAGGCCGGCGTGATCAGCGAACACATGGCGGTCAGAACGAAGGCGGGAATGTTCGACGTATCTCATATGGGAGAGATCGTGTGCAAGGGTCCGGATGCCCTGGCGAACCTGAACATGCTGCTTACGAACGACTACGCCGGAATGGCGGACGGACAGGCGCGTTACAGCCCGATGTGCAATGAGGAAGGCGGCGTCGTCGACGACCTCATCGTGTACAAAAAGAACGACGAGGAGTATCTGATGGTCGTCAATGCAGCCAACAAGGACAAAGACTTCAGCTGGGTGAAAGCCCATCAGTCCGGCGACGTCACATTCGAGGACATTTCCGACACGGTCGGTCAGATCGCGCTGCAGGGCCCCCTCGCCAGAAAGATTCTGCTGAAGCTGGTTTCCGGGGATGCAGTTCCGCAGGAATACTATGCCTGCACTTTTGATCAGGACATGTGCGGAACAAAGGTGATGATCTCCACCACCGGCTACACCGGTGAGGACGGCGTGGAAATCTACATGCCGATGGAGAAGGCGCCGGAAATCTGGGAGGCGCTGATGGAAGCCGGAAAGGACGAAGGTCTTATCCCCTGCGGCCTGGGCGCCAGAGACACCCTGCGGCTTGAGGCGGGCATGCCTTTGTACGGCCACGAGATGGACGATACGATTACGCCGAAGGAGGCGCTGCTGAGCATCTTTGTGAAGATGGACAAACCGGACTTCATCGGCAAGACCGCCATCGAAGCCAAGACGCCCCCCGCCCGCAAGAAGGTCGGTCTGGAGGTCGTCGGCCGCGGCATCATCCGCGAGCATATGAACGTATACCGCGACGGAAAGAAGATCGGAGTCACCACATCCGGCACCATGTGCCCCTACATTAAAAAGGCTGTCGCCTGTGCACTGATCGACGCGGACGCACGGGAGCTCGGCGAGGAGGTCGAGGTCGAGGTGAGAGGCCGCATGGTGAAGGCGAAGATGGTGAAATCACAGTTTTACAAAAGAGAACAGTAG
- a CDS encoding N-acyl-D-amino-acid deacylase family protein, whose protein sequence is MEYDILIKNASIIDGTGAPAFAGDTAVSGDLITAVVPGGSRELRAGRVIDGTGLYLAPGFVDIHTHSDLTALRVPAADSRILQGITTELCGNCGMSAFPIRGDRKDDFRYYLSEYVDKNDPLPYSDLNGFLSLLEEETHSTNMAFLTGHGNLRLSVMGFRRGKPEREEMSAMKRLLEETLQDGSFGMSSGLIYPPGSYARSEELEELCTVLLPYGGIYTTHMRNEGLQLTDSVREVIRLAERTGVKVEISHLKEIRQECWHTAVREAVELIADARDRGLDIAFDQYPYTASASGLETNIPEHAFEGGKEQLRRRLLDPRERAALRDEANESHAGRWDKIFVSRAEGAPNKDFVGHSIAEIAAMTGKDPADACFDIVLSSDFQANEVNFGMCEEDIEYILSQDFGMTGSDGEAEPLDFPGVPHPRIYGTFPRIISRYVRKRGVISLEQAVRKMTGAPAERIGLADRGKIAEGMHADLVLFDYDKIEDTPDYFNPGQPCEGIRAVFVNGVLSASDGVHTGARAGRIIRRR, encoded by the coding sequence ATGGAATATGATATTCTGATTAAAAACGCATCTATTATCGACGGCACCGGAGCGCCGGCGTTCGCCGGCGACACGGCCGTCAGCGGCGACCTGATCACGGCCGTGGTTCCCGGCGGCAGCCGGGAGCTCCGGGCAGGCAGGGTCATAGACGGAACCGGGCTTTATCTGGCGCCCGGTTTTGTTGATATCCACACCCACAGCGATCTCACGGCGCTCCGCGTTCCGGCTGCGGACAGCCGGATCCTTCAGGGCATCACAACGGAGCTGTGCGGCAACTGCGGAATGTCCGCCTTCCCCATCCGTGGGGACAGGAAGGACGACTTCCGGTATTACCTCAGCGAATATGTTGACAAAAATGACCCGCTGCCGTATTCTGATCTGAACGGGTTCCTGTCACTGCTCGAGGAAGAAACGCACAGTACGAACATGGCCTTCCTCACCGGTCACGGCAACCTCCGGCTCTCTGTCATGGGCTTTCGCAGGGGAAAACCTGAACGGGAGGAGATGAGCGCGATGAAACGGCTGCTGGAGGAGACCCTTCAGGACGGCTCCTTCGGAATGTCCTCCGGGCTCATCTATCCGCCGGGTTCCTACGCCCGGAGCGAGGAGCTGGAAGAGCTGTGTACTGTCCTCCTGCCGTACGGGGGAATCTACACGACACACATGCGGAACGAAGGGCTTCAGCTGACAGATTCTGTCCGGGAGGTCATCCGTCTGGCCGAGAGGACCGGCGTGAAGGTCGAAATTTCTCACCTGAAAGAAATCCGTCAGGAGTGCTGGCATACCGCGGTACGGGAAGCGGTGGAACTCATCGCGGATGCGAGAGACCGCGGACTGGATATTGCCTTCGACCAGTACCCCTATACCGCTTCCGCCTCCGGTCTGGAAACCAATATTCCCGAACACGCCTTTGAGGGCGGAAAGGAGCAGCTCCGAAGACGGCTGCTCGACCCGCGGGAGAGAGCCGCCCTTCGCGATGAGGCCAACGAAAGCCACGCCGGCAGATGGGACAAAATCTTTGTCTCCCGCGCGGAAGGCGCCCCGAACAAAGACTTTGTCGGCCACTCCATCGCAGAGATCGCGGCGATGACCGGAAAAGACCCTGCGGACGCGTGCTTCGATATCGTGCTTTCCTCAGATTTCCAGGCAAACGAAGTGAATTTCGGAATGTGCGAGGAGGACATCGAATACATCCTGTCACAGGATTTCGGAATGACGGGTTCTGACGGCGAAGCGGAGCCCCTCGATTTTCCCGGCGTCCCCCACCCCAGAATCTACGGCACCTTCCCGCGGATCATCTCCCGTTATGTGCGGAAACGCGGCGTGATTTCACTGGAGCAGGCCGTCCGGAAGATGACAGGAGCGCCCGCCGAAAGAATCGGGCTCGCTGACCGCGGAAAAATCGCAGAAGGGATGCATGCGGATCTGGTCCTCTTCGATTACGACAAAATTGAGGACACGCCGGACTACTTCAATCCCGGACAGCCCTGCGAAGGCATTCGCGCAGTCTTTGTCAACGGCGTTCTCAGCGCCTCAGACGGAGTTCATACCGGAGCCAGAGCCGGGCGCATCATAAGGAGGAGATAA
- a CDS encoding sigma 54-interacting transcriptional regulator — protein sequence MKRISIVYRNEENSLVMQHLEAVIHSVFRDSAELRGIYISRLKPGEQVDADVYLLSDRRLIFDLREHAVSMHNVVFMDRSILRSSLGEIRAIPPGSEVLIVNDTRDTAEETAVMLYGLGVDHVRFTLFDPENPDGHDGVRYAITPAEPALVPSHIPHVIDCGYREISFETMMEIERLLGANDPEITSRLVDYGMKIIEPARTSAANYLNRFLREKLLDEYLYYSEDVTFAVNDAGEVVFFNQKAASLFGFRHDRRILLREHIPEELLTLLYSADNILKAACTLNETHYTLDKKSFLSAERSIGFTVNMRDEMSIVNSETVLSNALKKSGLVARYRFSDIMYTSEVMKRTVRRAQIVAGTDHTVLILGESGVGKEIFAQAIHNASGRKDRPFLGVNCASIPESLLESELFGYEEGAFTGARKHGRAGLFERARGGTIFLDEIGDIRPQMQASLLRVLQEKQIMRVGGSQVIDIDVRVVAATNRNLPEKVQSGEFRDDLYYRLNVMQITIPPLRRRKADIRPLFDYFLENSRPLPTQAMYEKMQRHSWPGNVRELENCALYFKTFHTLPETVSEDAGVREDPQGLPSQARIDIAILRIISDSNAVGRGIGRTRIQYLLESGHITVSDIQLRKRLAHLNQRGFIEIHKGRRGATITPAGLQYLAENATL from the coding sequence ATGAAACGAATCAGTATTGTATACCGAAACGAAGAAAACAGCCTTGTGATGCAGCATCTGGAAGCCGTAATTCACAGCGTCTTCCGCGATTCCGCGGAGCTTCGGGGAATCTATATCAGCCGGCTGAAGCCCGGAGAGCAGGTCGATGCGGACGTCTATCTTCTCTCTGACAGACGGCTGATTTTCGATCTGCGGGAGCACGCCGTCTCCATGCACAACGTCGTGTTCATGGACCGGAGCATTCTCCGGAGCAGTCTGGGCGAAATACGGGCGATCCCGCCGGGCAGCGAGGTACTCATTGTCAACGACACGCGGGACACCGCAGAGGAGACCGCAGTCATGCTGTACGGACTGGGCGTGGACCATGTGCGCTTCACCCTCTTCGACCCGGAAAATCCGGACGGCCACGACGGCGTCAGATATGCCATCACCCCCGCAGAACCGGCCCTTGTACCGTCTCATATCCCTCATGTCATCGACTGCGGATACCGGGAAATCAGTTTTGAAACCATGATGGAGATTGAACGGCTTCTCGGCGCGAATGATCCGGAGATTACCTCCAGACTCGTCGACTACGGCATGAAGATCATTGAACCTGCCAGGACTTCTGCGGCGAATTACCTGAACCGCTTTCTCCGCGAGAAGCTTCTGGACGAATATCTGTATTATTCGGAGGATGTGACGTTCGCTGTCAACGATGCCGGCGAAGTGGTCTTCTTCAATCAGAAAGCCGCGAGCCTGTTCGGATTCCGCCATGACCGCCGCATTCTGCTCCGGGAGCATATTCCGGAAGAACTGCTGACACTGCTGTATTCGGCAGACAATATTCTGAAGGCCGCCTGTACACTGAATGAGACCCACTATACGCTGGATAAGAAGAGTTTTCTCAGCGCGGAGCGCAGCATCGGGTTCACCGTCAACATGCGGGACGAAATGTCCATCGTTAACAGCGAAACTGTGCTTTCCAACGCGCTGAAAAAAAGCGGGCTCGTGGCGCGGTACCGCTTCAGCGACATCATGTACACCTCTGAAGTGATGAAGCGTACCGTCAGGCGGGCGCAGATCGTCGCAGGCACAGACCACACCGTACTGATTCTCGGCGAGAGCGGCGTGGGCAAAGAGATTTTTGCCCAGGCGATTCACAACGCCTCCGGCCGGAAGGACCGGCCTTTTCTTGGCGTGAACTGCGCCTCCATTCCGGAAAGTCTGCTGGAATCCGAGCTTTTCGGATATGAGGAGGGCGCGTTCACCGGCGCGCGGAAGCACGGGCGGGCCGGTCTTTTTGAGCGGGCCCGGGGCGGAACCATCTTTCTGGATGAGATCGGCGATATCCGGCCTCAGATGCAGGCCTCCCTGCTGCGGGTTCTTCAGGAGAAGCAGATTATGCGGGTCGGCGGCAGTCAGGTAATCGACATTGACGTCCGCGTCGTGGCTGCGACAAACCGCAACCTTCCGGAGAAGGTACAAAGCGGCGAATTCCGCGACGACCTTTATTACCGGCTGAACGTCATGCAGATCACAATTCCGCCGCTGCGCAGGCGAAAGGCCGATATCCGCCCGCTGTTTGACTATTTTCTGGAAAACAGCCGTCCGCTTCCCACTCAGGCGATGTATGAAAAAATGCAGCGCCACAGCTGGCCGGGCAATGTCAGGGAGCTGGAGAACTGCGCGCTGTATTTCAAAACCTTCCATACTCTTCCGGAAACAGTTTCTGAGGACGCCGGCGTCCGGGAGGATCCGCAGGGACTCCCCTCCCAGGCCCGGATCGATATCGCCATTCTGCGGATCATCAGCGATTCCAACGCCGTGGGACGCGGAATCGGACGGACGCGGATTCAGTATCTGCTGGAATCCGGTCACATCACAGTCAGCGACATCCAGCTGCGCAAACGGCTGGCGCACCTGAACCAGCGCGGATTCATCGAGATCCACAAAGGCCGGCGCGGAGCGACCATCACTCCTGCCGGACTGCAGTACCTTGCAGAAAACGCGACCCTGTGA
- the gcvPA gene encoding aminomethyl-transferring glycine dehydrogenase subunit GcvPA: protein MGSYVPNTKAEQEAMLKEAGYSDFEDMFSCIPEENRLKRPLNIPSGLSEMEVLRKMEEIADKNTVFRSIFRGAGAYNHYIPAIVKSVSTKEEFVTTYTPYQAEISQGILQSIFEFQTMICELTGMDVANASHYDGATAAAESIPMCQDRKRKTAYVSEAAHPGVIQVMKTYCFGSGTRLVEVPARDGLTDMEELEALLKEDPAAACVYIQQPNFYGNFEDAEKIAEITHAAGAKLVMGVNPISLAIIQSPAEAGADIAVGDGQPLGMPIAYGGPYVGFMATGSKMMRKLPGRIVGETTDDKGERAFVLTLQAREQHIRREKASSNICSNQDLCTLIASVYMAAMGKDGMRAVATQSMSKAHYLAEQLESAGFRPLYRQDFFNEFITDCPCGSQKLMKALENHGILGGLPITENAVLWCATEMNTKKDMDDVVAIAKAVMEGKEAHA, encoded by the coding sequence ATGGGTTCATATGTACCGAATACGAAAGCCGAACAGGAGGCCATGCTGAAGGAGGCCGGCTACTCCGACTTCGAGGATATGTTCTCCTGTATTCCGGAGGAAAACCGGCTGAAACGGCCGCTGAACATTCCCTCCGGGCTCAGCGAGATGGAGGTCCTCCGGAAAATGGAGGAAATCGCGGACAAGAATACGGTGTTCAGGAGCATCTTCCGCGGCGCGGGCGCATACAATCACTATATCCCCGCCATCGTGAAGAGCGTGTCCACGAAAGAAGAATTCGTCACAACATACACGCCGTACCAGGCGGAAATCAGCCAGGGAATCCTTCAGTCGATTTTCGAGTTCCAGACCATGATCTGCGAGCTGACGGGAATGGACGTGGCCAATGCGTCCCACTATGACGGCGCGACGGCTGCCGCGGAATCCATCCCGATGTGCCAGGACAGAAAGCGCAAGACCGCCTATGTCTCCGAGGCCGCGCACCCCGGAGTCATCCAGGTGATGAAGACCTACTGCTTCGGCAGCGGCACCAGACTTGTGGAGGTTCCGGCGCGGGACGGCCTGACGGACATGGAAGAGCTGGAAGCTCTGCTGAAGGAGGACCCCGCAGCGGCGTGTGTCTACATTCAGCAGCCGAACTTCTACGGGAATTTTGAAGATGCCGAGAAAATCGCGGAGATTACTCACGCGGCCGGAGCCAAGCTGGTCATGGGAGTGAACCCCATTTCTCTGGCCATCATCCAGTCCCCGGCGGAAGCAGGCGCAGACATCGCCGTCGGCGACGGACAGCCGCTGGGTATGCCGATCGCATACGGCGGACCGTATGTGGGCTTCATGGCCACCGGCTCGAAGATGATGAGAAAGCTTCCGGGGCGCATCGTCGGTGAGACGACTGATGACAAGGGCGAACGTGCCTTTGTACTCACCCTCCAGGCCAGAGAGCAGCACATCCGCCGGGAAAAGGCGAGCTCCAACATCTGCTCAAACCAGGATCTCTGCACGCTCATCGCCTCTGTCTATATGGCTGCGATGGGTAAGGACGGCATGCGGGCGGTCGCCACACAGAGCATGTCGAAGGCGCACTATCTGGCTGAGCAGCTGGAAAGCGCGGGCTTCCGTCCTCTGTACCGTCAGGACTTCTTCAACGAGTTCATCACGGACTGCCCCTGCGGTTCACAGAAGCTCATGAAGGCGCTGGAGAACCACGGGATTCTGGGAGGTCTTCCCATCACGGAGAACGCGGTCCTCTGGTGTGCTACAGAGATGAATACAAAGAAGGATATGGACGACGTCGTCGCCATCGCGAAGGCCGTCATGGAAGGAAAGGAGGCGCACGCATGA